Proteins encoded in a region of the Zonotrichia albicollis isolate bZonAlb1 chromosome 22, bZonAlb1.hap1, whole genome shotgun sequence genome:
- the HIP1 gene encoding huntingtin-interacting protein 1 isoform X1, which yields MDRVSSTMKQVSNPLPKVLSRRAGGGGLEAERESFERAQTVSINKAINAQEVAVKEKHARTCILGTHHEKGAQTFWSVVNRLPLSGNAVLCWKFCHVFHKLLRDGHSNVLKDSVRYKNELSDMSRMWGHLSEGYGQLCSIYLKLLRTKMEFHIKNPRFPGNLQMSDRQLDEAGENDVNNFFQLTVEMFDYLECELNLFQTDTVWHPGMLLLPDLMLHSFPAVFSSLDMSRSVSVTAAGQCRLAPLIQVILDCSHLYDYTVKLLFKLHSCLPADTLQGHRDRFLEQFRKLKDLFYRSSNLQYFKRLIQIPQLPENPPNFLRASALSEHISPVVVIPAEASSPDSEPITDLVEMDAASQSLFDNKFDDIFGSSFSCDPFNFNSQNGMNKDDKDRLIEQLYGEITALKEELENFKAESARGAVQLRGRASELEAELAEQQHLKQQAQDESEFLRAELEELKKQREDTEKAQRSLTEIERRAQANEQRYSKLKEKYSELVQNHADLLRKNAEVTKQITVARQAQGDVEREKKELEDSFQRVSEQAQRKSQEQAEVLETLKRELAASRQELQVLQGTLESSTQAGAEQNTRIASLEQERDRLSQAAEQHRDKMAALQAELQQLRDTLTREQESSRTELEMLQTQLRDKESTERALQQRLAEERLSLLQSTAHQAECMVQDALARMEDPAHISCTGSADCLLSQTLAASECAERLRDAHSKYLLDGAAVGSLLPHLALFAHLVSNTLLQGSATSHVAPVEPADRLLELCKQCGSETVSYLSALQDPGKVASADCSLVTACLGQISAIGEELRPRGLDVKQEELGDLVDKEMAATAAAIEVASARIEEMLSKARAGDTGVQLEVNERILGSCTGLMQAIRVLVLASKDLQREIVDSGRGAASPKEFYAKNSRWTEGLISASKAVGWGATVMVDAADLVVQGKGTFEELMVCSREIAASTAQLVAASKVKADKDSANLCKLQQASRGVNQATASVVASTKAGRSQVEEKDSMDFSSMTLTQIKRQEMDSQVRVLELENQLQKERQKLGELRKKHYELAGVAEGWEEDAAD from the exons ACCGTCAGCATCAATAAGGCCATTAATGCACAGGAAGTGGCTGTCAAGGAGAAACATGCCAGGA CGTGCATCCTGGGCACGCACCAcgagaagggagcacagaccTTCTGGTCAGTGGTGAACCGGCTGCCGCTGTCCGGCAACGCCGTGCTCTGCTGGAAGTTCTGCCACGTCTTCCACAAGCTCCTCCGGGATGGACATTCCAAT GTCCTGAAAGACTCTGTGCGATACAAGAATGAGCTGAGTGACATGAGCAGGATGTGG GGCCACCTGAGCGAGGGCTATGGTCAGCTCTGCAGCATCTACCTCAAACTGCTGAGAACCAAGATGGAATTTCACATCAAG AATCCCCGATTCCCTGGAAATCTGCAGATGTCTGACCGGCAGCTTGATGAGGCTGGGGAGAATGATGTCAATAACTT TTTTCAGCTGACGGTGGAGATGTTTGACTACCTGGAGTGTGAGCTGAACCTCTTCCAGACAG ACACAGTGTGGCaccctgggatgctgctgctgccggaTCTGATGCTGCACTCCTTCCCTGCAGTGTTCAGCTCTCTGGACATGTCACGCTCAGTgtcagtgacagcagcagggcagtgccGTCTGGCCCCGCTCATCCAGGTGATCTTGGACTGCAGCCACCTCTATGACTACACTGTCAAGCTGCTCTTCAAGCTCCACTCCT GTCTGCCAGCAGATACACTGCAGGGCCACCGGGATCGCTTCCTGGAGCAGTTCCGAAA gcTCAAGGACCTTTTCTACCGCTCCAGCAACCTGCAGTACTTCAAGCGGCTGATTCAGATCCCGCAGCTGCCAGAG AACCCTCCCAATTTCCTGCGTGCCTCTGCACTGTCAGAGCACATCAGCCCTGTGGTGGTGATCCCCGCCGAGGCGTCCTCGCCGGACAGCGAGCCCATCACAGACCTGGTGGAGATGGACGCAGCCTCGCAG AGCCTGTTTGACAACAAGTTTGATGACATCTttggcagctccttcagctgtgACCCCTTCAACTTTAACAGCCAGAACGGGATGAACAAGGATGACAA GGACCGGCTAATTGAGCAGCTTTATGGGGAGATCACAGCCctgaaggaggagctggagaacTTCAAGGCTGAG AGCGCACGGGGTGCAGTGCAGCTGCGTGGCCGTGCCAGCGAGTTGGAGGCTGAGCTGGCcgagcagcagcacctgaagCAGCAGGCACAGGACGAGAGTGAGTTCCTGcgtgcagagctggaggagctgaagaAGCAGCGGGAGGACACAGAGAAGGCTCAGCGGAGCCTGACAGAAATTGAGA GACGGGCACAGGCCAACGAGCAGCGGTACAGCAAACTGAAGGAGAAGTACAGCGAGCTGGTGCAGAACCACGCTGACCTGCTGCGCAAG AATGCGGAGGTGACCAAGCAGATTACAGTGGCCAGGCAGGCCCAGGGCGATGTGGAGCGGGAgaagaaggagctggaggactCCTTCCAGCGAGTGAGCgagcaggcacagaggaag TCTCAGGAGCAGGCGGAGGTGCTGGAGACATTGAAGcgagagctggcagccagcagacAAGAGTTGCAGGTCCTCCAGGGCACGCTGGAGTCCAGCACACAG gcaggagcagagcagaacaCTCGGAttgccagcctggagcaggagagggacaggctgagccaagcagcagagcagcacagggacaagatggcagctctgcaggctgagctgcagcagctgcggGACACGCTCACCcgtgagcaggagagcagcaggacagagctggagATGCTGCAGACCCAGCTGAGAGACAAG gagagcacagagcGGGCGCTGCAGCAGCGCCTGGCCGAGGAgcggctgtccctgctgcagagcactGCACACCAGGCCGAGTGCATGGTGCAGGACGCCCTGGCTCGCATGGAGGATCCTGCTCATATCAGCTGCACCGGCTCAGCAG ATTGCCTCCTGTCTCAGACGCTGGCAGCCTCCGAGTGCGCAGAGCGGCTGCGGGACGCACACAGCAAGTACCTTTTGGATGGCGCAG CCGtgggctccctgctgccccaccTGGCACTCTTCGCCCACCTGGTCAGCAACACCCTCCTGCAGGGCAGTGCGACCTCCCATGTGGCCCCTGTGGAGCCTGCTGACC gtctgctggagctgtgcaagCAGTGTGGCAGTGAGACTGTGAGCTACCTCAGCGCCCTGCAAGACCCAGGGAAGGTCGCAAGTGCTGACTGCAGCCTGGTGACAGCCTGCCTGGGCCAGATCAGCGCCATTGGGGAG GAGCTGCGTCCCAGAGGTCTGGACGTcaagcaggaggagctgggtgaCCTAGTGGACAAGGAGATGGCAGCGACGGCCGCGGCCATCGAAGTCGCATCTGCCCGTATTGAG GAGATGCTGAGCAAGGCACGggctggtgacactggggtcCAACTGGAAGTTAATGAGAG GATTCTGGGCTCCTGCACAGGCCTCATGCAGGCCATCCGTGTCCTGGTCCTGGCCTCCAAGGATCTCCAGAGAGAGATCGTGGACAGCGGACGg GGTGCAGCATCCCCCAAGGAGTTCTATGCCAAGAATTCACGCTGGACCGAGGGTCTCATCTCTGCTTCCAAGGCAGTGGGCTGGGGTGCCACTGTCATGGT TGATGCTGCTGACCTGGTAGTGCAAGGCAAGGGGACATTCGAGGAGCTGATGGTCTGTTCCCGTGAGATCGCGGCCAGCACCGCTCAGCTGGTGGCGGCCTCCAAG GTGAAGGCAGACAAAGACAGCGCCAACCTCTGCAAGCTCCAGCAAGCCTCCCGGGGTGTCAACCAGGCCACGGCCAgtgtggtggcctccaccaagGCTGGGAGGTCTCAAGTGGAGGAGAAAG ATAGCATGGACTTCTCCAGCATGACACTCACCCAGATCAAGCGTCAGGAGATGGACTCACAG gtgcgggtgctggagctggagaaCCAGCTGCAGAAGGAGCGGCAGAAGCTGGGGGAGCTGCGCAAGAAGCACTACGAGCTGGCTGGCGTGGcggagggctgggaggaggatg
- the HIP1 gene encoding huntingtin-interacting protein 1 isoform X3, translated as MGTVRRVPGTVSINKAINAQEVAVKEKHARTCILGTHHEKGAQTFWSVVNRLPLSGNAVLCWKFCHVFHKLLRDGHSNVLKDSVRYKNELSDMSRMWGHLSEGYGQLCSIYLKLLRTKMEFHIKNPRFPGNLQMSDRQLDEAGENDVNNFFQLTVEMFDYLECELNLFQTDTVWHPGMLLLPDLMLHSFPAVFSSLDMSRSVSVTAAGQCRLAPLIQVILDCSHLYDYTVKLLFKLHSCLPADTLQGHRDRFLEQFRKLKDLFYRSSNLQYFKRLIQIPQLPENPPNFLRASALSEHISPVVVIPAEASSPDSEPITDLVEMDAASQSLFDNKFDDIFGSSFSCDPFNFNSQNGMNKDDKDRLIEQLYGEITALKEELENFKAESARGAVQLRGRASELEAELAEQQHLKQQAQDESEFLRAELEELKKQREDTEKAQRSLTEIERRAQANEQRYSKLKEKYSELVQNHADLLRKNAEVTKQITVARQAQGDVEREKKELEDSFQRVSEQAQRKSQEQAEVLETLKRELAASRQELQVLQGTLESSTQAGAEQNTRIASLEQERDRLSQAAEQHRDKMAALQAELQQLRDTLTREQESSRTELEMLQTQLRDKESTERALQQRLAEERLSLLQSTAHQAECMVQDALARMEDPAHISCTGSADCLLSQTLAASECAERLRDAHSKYLLDGAAVGSLLPHLALFAHLVSNTLLQGSATSHVAPVEPADRLLELCKQCGSETVSYLSALQDPGKVASADCSLVTACLGQISAIGEELRPRGLDVKQEELGDLVDKEMAATAAAIEVASARIEEMLSKARAGDTGVQLEVNERILGSCTGLMQAIRVLVLASKDLQREIVDSGRGAASPKEFYAKNSRWTEGLISASKAVGWGATVMVDAADLVVQGKGTFEELMVCSREIAASTAQLVAASKVKADKDSANLCKLQQASRGVNQATASVVASTKAGRSQVEEKDSMDFSSMTLTQIKRQEMDSQVRVLELENQLQKERQKLGELRKKHYELAGVAEGWEEDAAD; from the exons ACCGTCAGCATCAATAAGGCCATTAATGCACAGGAAGTGGCTGTCAAGGAGAAACATGCCAGGA CGTGCATCCTGGGCACGCACCAcgagaagggagcacagaccTTCTGGTCAGTGGTGAACCGGCTGCCGCTGTCCGGCAACGCCGTGCTCTGCTGGAAGTTCTGCCACGTCTTCCACAAGCTCCTCCGGGATGGACATTCCAAT GTCCTGAAAGACTCTGTGCGATACAAGAATGAGCTGAGTGACATGAGCAGGATGTGG GGCCACCTGAGCGAGGGCTATGGTCAGCTCTGCAGCATCTACCTCAAACTGCTGAGAACCAAGATGGAATTTCACATCAAG AATCCCCGATTCCCTGGAAATCTGCAGATGTCTGACCGGCAGCTTGATGAGGCTGGGGAGAATGATGTCAATAACTT TTTTCAGCTGACGGTGGAGATGTTTGACTACCTGGAGTGTGAGCTGAACCTCTTCCAGACAG ACACAGTGTGGCaccctgggatgctgctgctgccggaTCTGATGCTGCACTCCTTCCCTGCAGTGTTCAGCTCTCTGGACATGTCACGCTCAGTgtcagtgacagcagcagggcagtgccGTCTGGCCCCGCTCATCCAGGTGATCTTGGACTGCAGCCACCTCTATGACTACACTGTCAAGCTGCTCTTCAAGCTCCACTCCT GTCTGCCAGCAGATACACTGCAGGGCCACCGGGATCGCTTCCTGGAGCAGTTCCGAAA gcTCAAGGACCTTTTCTACCGCTCCAGCAACCTGCAGTACTTCAAGCGGCTGATTCAGATCCCGCAGCTGCCAGAG AACCCTCCCAATTTCCTGCGTGCCTCTGCACTGTCAGAGCACATCAGCCCTGTGGTGGTGATCCCCGCCGAGGCGTCCTCGCCGGACAGCGAGCCCATCACAGACCTGGTGGAGATGGACGCAGCCTCGCAG AGCCTGTTTGACAACAAGTTTGATGACATCTttggcagctccttcagctgtgACCCCTTCAACTTTAACAGCCAGAACGGGATGAACAAGGATGACAA GGACCGGCTAATTGAGCAGCTTTATGGGGAGATCACAGCCctgaaggaggagctggagaacTTCAAGGCTGAG AGCGCACGGGGTGCAGTGCAGCTGCGTGGCCGTGCCAGCGAGTTGGAGGCTGAGCTGGCcgagcagcagcacctgaagCAGCAGGCACAGGACGAGAGTGAGTTCCTGcgtgcagagctggaggagctgaagaAGCAGCGGGAGGACACAGAGAAGGCTCAGCGGAGCCTGACAGAAATTGAGA GACGGGCACAGGCCAACGAGCAGCGGTACAGCAAACTGAAGGAGAAGTACAGCGAGCTGGTGCAGAACCACGCTGACCTGCTGCGCAAG AATGCGGAGGTGACCAAGCAGATTACAGTGGCCAGGCAGGCCCAGGGCGATGTGGAGCGGGAgaagaaggagctggaggactCCTTCCAGCGAGTGAGCgagcaggcacagaggaag TCTCAGGAGCAGGCGGAGGTGCTGGAGACATTGAAGcgagagctggcagccagcagacAAGAGTTGCAGGTCCTCCAGGGCACGCTGGAGTCCAGCACACAG gcaggagcagagcagaacaCTCGGAttgccagcctggagcaggagagggacaggctgagccaagcagcagagcagcacagggacaagatggcagctctgcaggctgagctgcagcagctgcggGACACGCTCACCcgtgagcaggagagcagcaggacagagctggagATGCTGCAGACCCAGCTGAGAGACAAG gagagcacagagcGGGCGCTGCAGCAGCGCCTGGCCGAGGAgcggctgtccctgctgcagagcactGCACACCAGGCCGAGTGCATGGTGCAGGACGCCCTGGCTCGCATGGAGGATCCTGCTCATATCAGCTGCACCGGCTCAGCAG ATTGCCTCCTGTCTCAGACGCTGGCAGCCTCCGAGTGCGCAGAGCGGCTGCGGGACGCACACAGCAAGTACCTTTTGGATGGCGCAG CCGtgggctccctgctgccccaccTGGCACTCTTCGCCCACCTGGTCAGCAACACCCTCCTGCAGGGCAGTGCGACCTCCCATGTGGCCCCTGTGGAGCCTGCTGACC gtctgctggagctgtgcaagCAGTGTGGCAGTGAGACTGTGAGCTACCTCAGCGCCCTGCAAGACCCAGGGAAGGTCGCAAGTGCTGACTGCAGCCTGGTGACAGCCTGCCTGGGCCAGATCAGCGCCATTGGGGAG GAGCTGCGTCCCAGAGGTCTGGACGTcaagcaggaggagctgggtgaCCTAGTGGACAAGGAGATGGCAGCGACGGCCGCGGCCATCGAAGTCGCATCTGCCCGTATTGAG GAGATGCTGAGCAAGGCACGggctggtgacactggggtcCAACTGGAAGTTAATGAGAG GATTCTGGGCTCCTGCACAGGCCTCATGCAGGCCATCCGTGTCCTGGTCCTGGCCTCCAAGGATCTCCAGAGAGAGATCGTGGACAGCGGACGg GGTGCAGCATCCCCCAAGGAGTTCTATGCCAAGAATTCACGCTGGACCGAGGGTCTCATCTCTGCTTCCAAGGCAGTGGGCTGGGGTGCCACTGTCATGGT TGATGCTGCTGACCTGGTAGTGCAAGGCAAGGGGACATTCGAGGAGCTGATGGTCTGTTCCCGTGAGATCGCGGCCAGCACCGCTCAGCTGGTGGCGGCCTCCAAG GTGAAGGCAGACAAAGACAGCGCCAACCTCTGCAAGCTCCAGCAAGCCTCCCGGGGTGTCAACCAGGCCACGGCCAgtgtggtggcctccaccaagGCTGGGAGGTCTCAAGTGGAGGAGAAAG ATAGCATGGACTTCTCCAGCATGACACTCACCCAGATCAAGCGTCAGGAGATGGACTCACAG gtgcgggtgctggagctggagaaCCAGCTGCAGAAGGAGCGGCAGAAGCTGGGGGAGCTGCGCAAGAAGCACTACGAGCTGGCTGGCGTGGcggagggctgggaggaggatg
- the HIP1 gene encoding huntingtin-interacting protein 1 isoform X6 codes for MFDYLECELNLFQTVFSSLDMSRSVSVTAAGQCRLAPLIQVILDCSHLYDYTVKLLFKLHSCLPADTLQGHRDRFLEQFRKLKDLFYRSSNLQYFKRLIQIPQLPENPPNFLRASALSEHISPVVVIPAEASSPDSEPITDLVEMDAASQSLFDNKFDDIFGSSFSCDPFNFNSQNGMNKDDKDRLIEQLYGEITALKEELENFKAESARGAVQLRGRASELEAELAEQQHLKQQAQDESEFLRAELEELKKQREDTEKAQRSLTEIERRAQANEQRYSKLKEKYSELVQNHADLLRKNAEVTKQITVARQAQGDVEREKKELEDSFQRVSEQAQRKSQEQAEVLETLKRELAASRQELQVLQGTLESSTQAGAEQNTRIASLEQERDRLSQAAEQHRDKMAALQAELQQLRDTLTREQESSRTELEMLQTQLRDKESTERALQQRLAEERLSLLQSTAHQAECMVQDALARMEDPAHISCTGSADCLLSQTLAASECAERLRDAHSKYLLDGAAVGSLLPHLALFAHLVSNTLLQGSATSHVAPVEPADRLLELCKQCGSETVSYLSALQDPGKVASADCSLVTACLGQISAIGEELRPRGLDVKQEELGDLVDKEMAATAAAIEVASARIEEMLSKARAGDTGVQLEVNERILGSCTGLMQAIRVLVLASKDLQREIVDSGRGAASPKEFYAKNSRWTEGLISASKAVGWGATVMVDAADLVVQGKGTFEELMVCSREIAASTAQLVAASKVKADKDSANLCKLQQASRGVNQATASVVASTKAGRSQVEEKDSMDFSSMTLTQIKRQEMDSQVRVLELENQLQKERQKLGELRKKHYELAGVAEGWEEDAAD; via the exons ATGTTTGACTACCTGGAGTGTGAGCTGAACCTCTTCCAGACAG TGTTCAGCTCTCTGGACATGTCACGCTCAGTgtcagtgacagcagcagggcagtgccGTCTGGCCCCGCTCATCCAGGTGATCTTGGACTGCAGCCACCTCTATGACTACACTGTCAAGCTGCTCTTCAAGCTCCACTCCT GTCTGCCAGCAGATACACTGCAGGGCCACCGGGATCGCTTCCTGGAGCAGTTCCGAAA gcTCAAGGACCTTTTCTACCGCTCCAGCAACCTGCAGTACTTCAAGCGGCTGATTCAGATCCCGCAGCTGCCAGAG AACCCTCCCAATTTCCTGCGTGCCTCTGCACTGTCAGAGCACATCAGCCCTGTGGTGGTGATCCCCGCCGAGGCGTCCTCGCCGGACAGCGAGCCCATCACAGACCTGGTGGAGATGGACGCAGCCTCGCAG AGCCTGTTTGACAACAAGTTTGATGACATCTttggcagctccttcagctgtgACCCCTTCAACTTTAACAGCCAGAACGGGATGAACAAGGATGACAA GGACCGGCTAATTGAGCAGCTTTATGGGGAGATCACAGCCctgaaggaggagctggagaacTTCAAGGCTGAG AGCGCACGGGGTGCAGTGCAGCTGCGTGGCCGTGCCAGCGAGTTGGAGGCTGAGCTGGCcgagcagcagcacctgaagCAGCAGGCACAGGACGAGAGTGAGTTCCTGcgtgcagagctggaggagctgaagaAGCAGCGGGAGGACACAGAGAAGGCTCAGCGGAGCCTGACAGAAATTGAGA GACGGGCACAGGCCAACGAGCAGCGGTACAGCAAACTGAAGGAGAAGTACAGCGAGCTGGTGCAGAACCACGCTGACCTGCTGCGCAAG AATGCGGAGGTGACCAAGCAGATTACAGTGGCCAGGCAGGCCCAGGGCGATGTGGAGCGGGAgaagaaggagctggaggactCCTTCCAGCGAGTGAGCgagcaggcacagaggaag TCTCAGGAGCAGGCGGAGGTGCTGGAGACATTGAAGcgagagctggcagccagcagacAAGAGTTGCAGGTCCTCCAGGGCACGCTGGAGTCCAGCACACAG gcaggagcagagcagaacaCTCGGAttgccagcctggagcaggagagggacaggctgagccaagcagcagagcagcacagggacaagatggcagctctgcaggctgagctgcagcagctgcggGACACGCTCACCcgtgagcaggagagcagcaggacagagctggagATGCTGCAGACCCAGCTGAGAGACAAG gagagcacagagcGGGCGCTGCAGCAGCGCCTGGCCGAGGAgcggctgtccctgctgcagagcactGCACACCAGGCCGAGTGCATGGTGCAGGACGCCCTGGCTCGCATGGAGGATCCTGCTCATATCAGCTGCACCGGCTCAGCAG ATTGCCTCCTGTCTCAGACGCTGGCAGCCTCCGAGTGCGCAGAGCGGCTGCGGGACGCACACAGCAAGTACCTTTTGGATGGCGCAG CCGtgggctccctgctgccccaccTGGCACTCTTCGCCCACCTGGTCAGCAACACCCTCCTGCAGGGCAGTGCGACCTCCCATGTGGCCCCTGTGGAGCCTGCTGACC gtctgctggagctgtgcaagCAGTGTGGCAGTGAGACTGTGAGCTACCTCAGCGCCCTGCAAGACCCAGGGAAGGTCGCAAGTGCTGACTGCAGCCTGGTGACAGCCTGCCTGGGCCAGATCAGCGCCATTGGGGAG GAGCTGCGTCCCAGAGGTCTGGACGTcaagcaggaggagctgggtgaCCTAGTGGACAAGGAGATGGCAGCGACGGCCGCGGCCATCGAAGTCGCATCTGCCCGTATTGAG GAGATGCTGAGCAAGGCACGggctggtgacactggggtcCAACTGGAAGTTAATGAGAG GATTCTGGGCTCCTGCACAGGCCTCATGCAGGCCATCCGTGTCCTGGTCCTGGCCTCCAAGGATCTCCAGAGAGAGATCGTGGACAGCGGACGg GGTGCAGCATCCCCCAAGGAGTTCTATGCCAAGAATTCACGCTGGACCGAGGGTCTCATCTCTGCTTCCAAGGCAGTGGGCTGGGGTGCCACTGTCATGGT TGATGCTGCTGACCTGGTAGTGCAAGGCAAGGGGACATTCGAGGAGCTGATGGTCTGTTCCCGTGAGATCGCGGCCAGCACCGCTCAGCTGGTGGCGGCCTCCAAG GTGAAGGCAGACAAAGACAGCGCCAACCTCTGCAAGCTCCAGCAAGCCTCCCGGGGTGTCAACCAGGCCACGGCCAgtgtggtggcctccaccaagGCTGGGAGGTCTCAAGTGGAGGAGAAAG ATAGCATGGACTTCTCCAGCATGACACTCACCCAGATCAAGCGTCAGGAGATGGACTCACAG gtgcgggtgctggagctggagaaCCAGCTGCAGAAGGAGCGGCAGAAGCTGGGGGAGCTGCGCAAGAAGCACTACGAGCTGGCTGGCGTGGcggagggctgggaggaggatg